The Oscillatoria sp. FACHB-1406 genome includes a window with the following:
- a CDS encoding WD40 repeat domain-containing protein, with amino-acid sequence MLKRTNKARILDGAIALFLIGNAGSAIAKDIPPDNTLFFPELPIDHPEHDWIPSREPWQNLQLLYKLEGHKSTIDSLAFSPDSQYLISGGSRNDGYLHVWSMATGKEVDSFRAQRTSVLAMAISPDGKIVASSGDDAGLNLWQWQALEKNYLFLDTNNNILSLLITPDSQVLISAGLDGIRLWDLRTQKPIYTLARFDNQIHHIAIDPRSGYILATGGVKGEIKYWNVRTGGAIAQFSAHRDNIGALTFTPDGSKLISGSDDRSIRVWAANSNRLLYTLIGHTGRITALAVHPSGKYLASASRDGIRLWDLDRGTLIQHWYAHSDWVQSLAFSPNGRFLASGSFDRTIKVWQPFLPDELFPQ; translated from the coding sequence ATGTTGAAACGAACGAACAAGGCGAGAATTCTAGATGGCGCGATCGCACTATTCTTAATCGGTAATGCAGGAAGCGCGATCGCTAAAGATATCCCTCCTGACAATACACTCTTCTTCCCCGAACTCCCAATCGACCATCCCGAACACGACTGGATTCCCAGTCGCGAACCGTGGCAAAACCTTCAACTGCTCTACAAACTCGAAGGTCATAAATCAACGATTGACTCCCTCGCTTTCAGTCCCGACAGCCAATACTTAATTAGCGGCGGCAGTCGCAACGACGGATACTTGCACGTCTGGTCGATGGCGACCGGCAAAGAAGTCGATAGTTTCCGCGCGCAACGAACCTCCGTCCTCGCAATGGCCATCAGTCCCGATGGCAAAATCGTTGCCAGTAGCGGCGACGATGCGGGTTTGAACCTTTGGCAATGGCAAGCGCTGGAAAAAAACTATTTATTCCTCGACACGAACAATAATATTCTTTCCCTACTGATTACGCCCGATAGCCAAGTGCTGATTAGCGCCGGACTCGACGGAATTCGCCTGTGGGATTTACGCACCCAAAAACCAATTTATACATTGGCGCGTTTCGACAATCAAATCCACCATATCGCGATCGATCCGCGCAGCGGCTATATTTTGGCAACGGGCGGCGTTAAGGGCGAAATCAAATATTGGAACGTCAGAACGGGAGGTGCGATCGCGCAATTTTCCGCCCATCGCGATAACATTGGCGCACTAACGTTTACCCCCGACGGCAGTAAACTAATCAGCGGTAGCGACGATCGCAGTATCCGTGTTTGGGCAGCCAACAGTAACCGCCTCCTCTACACCCTCATCGGACACACCGGCAGAATTACCGCCCTCGCCGTTCATCCTAGCGGCAAATATCTCGCTAGTGCCAGTCGCGATGGCATTCGCCTTTGGGATCTCGATCGCGGTACTCTGATTCAGCATTGGTACGCCCATTCAGACTGGGTTCAATCCCTCGCTTTCAGCCCCAACGGACGCTTTCTCGCCAGCGGTAGCTTCGATCGCACCATCAAAGTTTGGCAACCCTTCCTTCCTGATGAACTTTTCCCGCAGTAG
- a CDS encoding NAD(P)H-quinone oxidoreductase subunit H — protein MAKIETRTEPMVLNMGPHHPSMHGVLRLIVTLDGEDVIDCEPVIGYLHRGMEKIAENRTTVMYVPYVSRWDYAAGMFNEAITVNAPEQLADISVPKRAQYIRVIMLELNRIANHLLWLGPFLADVGAQTPFFYIFREREIIYDLWEAASGARLINNNYFRVGGVAADLPYGWLDKCIDFCNYFDPKVDEYEKLITDNPIFRRRVEGVGTISREDAINWGLSGPMLRGSGVKWDLRKVDHYECYDDFDWNVQWETGGDCFARYIIRVREMRESVKIIRQACKNIPGGAYENLEAKRMAEGKKSEWNGFDYQYVAKKVAPTFKIPAGEHYVRMESGKGELGVFIIGNDNLFPWRFKIRPPDFNNLQILPQLLKGVKVADIMAILGSIDVIMGSVDR, from the coding sequence ATGGCGAAGATCGAAACCAGAACCGAGCCTATGGTTTTAAACATGGGCCCTCACCATCCCTCCATGCACGGCGTATTGCGCCTGATTGTCACCCTCGACGGGGAAGATGTCATCGACTGCGAACCCGTCATCGGCTATCTGCACCGAGGGATGGAAAAAATTGCCGAAAATCGCACCACCGTCATGTACGTTCCCTACGTGAGTCGTTGGGACTACGCAGCGGGGATGTTTAACGAAGCGATTACCGTCAATGCCCCCGAGCAACTCGCGGATATTAGCGTGCCTAAGCGCGCGCAATACATCCGCGTCATCATGCTCGAACTCAACCGCATTGCCAATCACCTCCTGTGGCTTGGCCCTTTCCTCGCCGATGTCGGCGCGCAAACCCCCTTCTTTTATATCTTCCGCGAACGGGAGATTATTTACGATTTGTGGGAAGCGGCTTCTGGGGCGCGCTTGATTAACAACAACTACTTCCGCGTCGGCGGCGTAGCGGCGGATTTGCCCTACGGTTGGCTTGACAAATGTATCGATTTCTGCAATTACTTCGACCCAAAAGTTGACGAGTACGAAAAACTGATTACCGATAACCCCATCTTCCGCCGCCGCGTCGAAGGAGTCGGCACGATTTCGCGCGAAGATGCCATTAACTGGGGACTTTCCGGCCCGATGTTACGCGGTTCCGGGGTGAAGTGGGATTTGCGCAAAGTTGACCATTACGAATGCTACGACGATTTCGATTGGAACGTGCAGTGGGAAACCGGCGGCGACTGCTTCGCGCGCTACATCATCCGCGTGCGGGAAATGCGCGAATCGGTGAAGATTATTCGCCAAGCCTGTAAAAATATCCCCGGCGGCGCTTACGAAAACCTAGAAGCCAAACGCATGGCGGAAGGGAAAAAGTCGGAGTGGAACGGCTTCGATTATCAGTACGTTGCGAAGAAAGTTGCCCCCACGTTTAAAATTCCGGCGGGCGAACATTACGTGCGCATGGAAAGCGGAAAAGGCGAGTTAGGAGTTTTTATTATCGGCAACGACAATCTCTTCCCTTGGCGTTTTAAGATTCGTCCGCCCGATTTCAACAACTTACAAATTCTGCCCCAGTTACTCAAGGGCGTAAAAGTTGCCGATATTATGGCAATTTTGGGCAGTATTGACGTAATTATGGGATCGGTCGATCGCTAA
- a CDS encoding MerR family transcriptional regulator translates to MEVTATSELLKIGRVAQESGLPVKTVRYYEELGLLAPVVERSEAGYRLFDPQIFQRLAFIKRAQSLGLSLNEIREVLEIRDRGELPCGKIRQRLEGELRSIRAKILALETLQFEIEEILSGWQEYPSPERIEETICPNLDEL, encoded by the coding sequence GTGGAAGTCACGGCAACTAGCGAACTGCTTAAAATCGGTCGAGTCGCGCAGGAAAGCGGTTTGCCGGTTAAAACCGTTCGCTATTACGAAGAATTAGGACTCTTAGCGCCGGTTGTGGAACGTTCCGAGGCGGGATATCGTTTATTTGACCCGCAAATTTTTCAGCGCCTTGCTTTTATTAAGCGAGCGCAATCGCTCGGACTCAGCCTCAACGAAATCCGAGAAGTTTTGGAGATTCGCGATCGCGGCGAACTGCCCTGCGGTAAAATCCGACAACGCCTCGAAGGAGAACTGCGATCGATCCGCGCTAAAATCCTCGCCCTAGAAACCTTGCAATTCGAGATTGAAGAAATTCTCTCCGGCTGGCAAGAATATCCATCCCCAGAGCGCATCGAAGAAACGATTTGTCCGAACCTTGATGAATTATGA
- a CDS encoding alpha/beta hydrolase has translation MPLLFSNSRIRLPLGQLFWREIGRSPTTLVFLHGSSRDSSQWIPLLERLGENYHCLAVDLLGFGDSERVDRHYSVQLLVESFASYLEALRLERVYLVGHSLGGWVATHYALQHPERVRGLILISPSGVSVQGDAKHQAWEKLLVSRFSWLTVLLRSLRPLAKFGGWKPKIDRVLAHRQELLQCPTTCDLLLRRSQREIEAEYLDPRLERLKVPTLILQGNDGNPSDRFRSQVYAKLIPNAQLRLLADTGDDLLALKCDRAAVEIREFLATEGKQKFKN, from the coding sequence ATGCCCCTCCTTTTCAGCAACTCTCGCATTCGACTGCCGCTCGGACAGCTTTTCTGGCGCGAAATCGGTCGCAGTCCGACCACATTAGTTTTTTTACACGGTTCCAGTCGCGATAGCAGTCAGTGGATTCCCCTTCTCGAACGTTTGGGCGAGAACTATCACTGTCTGGCGGTGGATTTGCTGGGGTTTGGCGACTCGGAACGAGTTGATAGGCACTATTCCGTCCAACTGTTAGTAGAAAGTTTTGCCAGTTATTTGGAGGCACTGCGCTTAGAACGGGTTTACTTGGTCGGACATTCTTTAGGGGGCTGGGTTGCTACTCATTACGCCCTGCAACACCCCGAACGAGTCAGGGGTTTAATCCTCATTTCCCCTTCAGGAGTCTCAGTGCAAGGCGATGCTAAGCACCAAGCTTGGGAGAAGTTATTAGTCAGCCGCTTTTCTTGGCTGACGGTGTTGTTGCGATCGCTGCGCCCGCTTGCTAAATTCGGGGGGTGGAAGCCAAAAATCGATCGCGTCCTGGCCCATCGCCAAGAACTGCTTCAGTGTCCGACGACCTGCGATCTACTCTTACGCCGCTCCCAGCGAGAAATTGAAGCGGAATACCTCGATCCCCGCTTAGAAAGGCTCAAAGTTCCTACCCTGATTCTCCAAGGGAATGATGGGAATCCTAGCGATCGCTTTCGCTCTCAAGTTTATGCCAAGCTCATTCCTAACGCTCAACTGCGTCTGCTGGCCGATACGGGCGATGACTTGTTAGCTCTAAAATGCGATCGCGCTGCTGTAGAAATTAGAGAATTTTTAGCAACAGAAGGAAAACAAAAGTTTAAAAACTAG
- a CDS encoding chlorophyll a/b-binding protein, giving the protein MVETKPQPSIAPKLEEPKFGFNDYAERLNGRAAMLGFVITLAIEALTGQGVLSWLGLQ; this is encoded by the coding sequence ATGGTTGAAACGAAACCGCAACCGTCGATCGCGCCGAAGCTAGAAGAACCGAAGTTTGGCTTCAACGACTATGCAGAACGTTTAAACGGTCGCGCCGCTATGCTCGGTTTTGTGATTACCCTAGCGATTGAAGCCCTAACCGGACAAGGTGTTTTATCTTGGCTCGGGCTGCAATAG
- a CDS encoding sugar transferase encodes MPDSYQPDRNSFVTAEQHDLRAPTAFNIGRGTAAGGLRTLAFVALDSLSISLAWWLAVILVERVQWLQSVPSFSLSRFLLPILLITQTMLAAAGLYSERESRRNMTRLFKNITLTQATIVAVAFLYEPGLFISRSVFLLAWILNLLLISTGRWIAESAITTLRRRGAVTRPIFLIGTPRDRLISQIALKLASNQEFKIVGQADLSEASERQRWTQTLHEIADKGVGEVFVCSWQSIEDPMALYWSLKMAGIHLRILPTGLEIPHQAPKIETIGSLLTIQFQPPTLVGGDFWTKRLFDIVVASTILLVGSPIYLFLALLIKLDSPGPIFYKQTRVGLKGRHFKVWKFRTMVINADRLLKELEARNEIKGGVLFKMKDDPRITKVGKFLRRYSLDELPQAINVLIGDMSLVGPRPLPLRDVEGFAPHHHVRHNVMPGITGLWQVSGRSDITDFEDAFRLDMTYIQNWSLASDFKILLRTVQVVFASKGAY; translated from the coding sequence ATGCCCGACTCTTATCAACCCGATCGCAACTCCTTCGTTACGGCAGAACAACACGACTTACGCGCCCCGACCGCATTTAATATCGGGCGAGGCACAGCCGCTGGCGGGCTGCGTACTCTCGCGTTCGTTGCGTTAGATAGCCTCTCTATCTCGCTTGCTTGGTGGCTTGCTGTTATTCTTGTCGAGCGAGTTCAATGGCTTCAGAGCGTCCCGAGTTTTAGTCTGTCTCGCTTCTTGCTGCCAATCTTACTGATTACTCAGACCATGCTGGCTGCGGCTGGACTGTACAGCGAGCGGGAAAGCCGCCGCAACATGACTCGCCTGTTTAAAAACATTACTCTAACGCAGGCAACCATTGTTGCAGTCGCCTTTCTCTACGAACCGGGCTTGTTTATCTCTCGGTCTGTTTTCTTGCTGGCTTGGATTCTTAACCTCTTGCTGATTTCGACCGGACGCTGGATTGCGGAATCGGCAATCACGACATTGCGCCGTCGTGGAGCGGTGACTCGTCCGATCTTTTTAATCGGTACGCCGCGCGATCGCTTAATTTCCCAAATAGCGCTCAAACTCGCTAGCAACCAAGAATTCAAAATCGTCGGTCAAGCAGATCTATCCGAAGCCTCAGAACGCCAACGTTGGACGCAAACTCTGCACGAGATTGCGGATAAAGGCGTTGGAGAAGTCTTTGTCTGTTCCTGGCAGTCCATCGAAGATCCGATGGCGCTGTATTGGAGTTTAAAAATGGCCGGCATTCACCTGCGCATCTTACCCACGGGATTGGAGATTCCCCACCAAGCCCCTAAAATTGAAACGATTGGCAGTTTATTGACGATTCAGTTTCAACCGCCTACTCTGGTGGGAGGCGATTTTTGGACGAAACGTTTATTCGACATTGTAGTAGCCAGCACAATTCTGCTCGTTGGCAGTCCTATCTATTTATTCTTAGCACTTCTCATTAAACTTGATTCTCCAGGGCCTATTTTTTACAAACAAACTCGCGTGGGTTTGAAAGGACGACACTTCAAAGTTTGGAAGTTTCGCACGATGGTGATCAATGCCGATCGCCTTTTGAAGGAGTTGGAGGCTAGAAATGAAATTAAAGGCGGCGTTCTTTTTAAAATGAAGGACGATCCCCGCATTACCAAAGTCGGTAAGTTCTTACGTCGTTACAGTTTGGACGAACTTCCCCAAGCGATTAACGTGCTGATTGGCGATATGAGCTTAGTAGGGCCGCGCCCACTACCTTTGCGGGATGTCGAAGGTTTCGCGCCGCACCATCACGTCCGCCATAACGTTATGCCCGGAATTACGGGGCTGTGGCAAGTTTCGGGACGCTCGGATATTACGGATTTTGAGGATGCTTTTCGCTTGGATATGACCTATATCCAAAATTGGTCTTTAGCCTCCGATTTTAAAATTCTGCTGAGAACAGTTCAAGTTGTTTTCGCCAGCAAGGGGGCCTATTAA
- the coaD gene encoding pantetheine-phosphate adenylyltransferase, producing the protein MSPSSAIALYPGSFDPITLGHLDIIERGSRLFDRVIVAVSCNPNKQPLFSTERRVEQIRRCIEKLPNVEVDSFWDLTVEYAQSRNAGVLLRGLRVLSDFEGELQMAHTNKILNGAIETVFLATSNEYSFLSSSVVKEVARFGGPLDRLVPTHVAREVYQCYAKNSPGATPNPTSSDNPPPRPHPAPET; encoded by the coding sequence TTGTCTCCTTCGTCCGCGATCGCGCTATATCCCGGCAGTTTCGACCCGATTACGCTCGGCCACCTCGATATTATCGAACGAGGTAGCAGACTGTTCGATCGCGTCATTGTCGCTGTTTCCTGCAACCCCAACAAACAGCCCCTTTTTTCCACCGAACGGCGCGTCGAGCAAATTCGTCGCTGCATCGAAAAGTTACCCAATGTTGAAGTCGATAGCTTCTGGGATTTAACGGTAGAATATGCTCAGTCCCGCAATGCGGGAGTTTTGCTGCGCGGTTTGCGAGTTCTGTCGGATTTTGAAGGCGAACTGCAAATGGCTCACACTAACAAAATCCTGAATGGCGCGATCGAAACTGTTTTTCTGGCGACTTCTAACGAGTATAGTTTCTTAAGTAGTAGCGTCGTCAAAGAGGTTGCTCGCTTCGGCGGCCCCCTCGATCGCCTCGTTCCCACCCATGTTGCCCGAGAAGTCTACCAATGCTACGCCAAAAACTCTCCCGGGGCGACCCCGAACCCGACGAGTTCGGACAATCCTCCCCCTCGCCCGCACCCCGCTCCGGAAACATAG
- a CDS encoding DivIVA domain-containing protein — translation MLRQKLSRGDPEPDEFGQSSPSPAPRSGNIDIQAELNRLEDIILYSPHIPLTKRTLIDEEQLLEQLDLVRVNLPSAFADAVEIVRQKEEILLQAEEYAQDIIAAAQQRAAEILDELGIVRQAELEAARVRHQVQQECEQIQQSTLAEIEQLRARTHQEIEQLRQTTLNECEDIQDGADEYADAVLSNIEQQLGEMLRIIHNGRQQLRPNSTGGTMVQSEAGDSPPPANNNRKSTKN, via the coding sequence ATGCTACGCCAAAAACTCTCCCGGGGCGACCCCGAACCCGACGAGTTCGGACAATCCTCCCCCTCGCCCGCACCCCGCTCCGGAAACATAGACATTCAAGCCGAACTCAATCGCCTCGAGGACATCATTCTCTACAGTCCTCACATTCCGCTGACGAAGCGCACCCTCATCGATGAGGAACAGTTGCTCGAGCAGTTGGATTTAGTACGAGTCAATCTACCCTCCGCCTTTGCCGATGCGGTGGAGATTGTCCGGCAAAAAGAGGAAATCTTGCTGCAAGCTGAAGAATACGCTCAAGATATCATCGCGGCGGCCCAACAGCGGGCGGCGGAAATCCTCGATGAGTTGGGCATCGTGCGCCAAGCGGAGTTGGAAGCGGCGCGGGTTCGGCATCAAGTTCAGCAGGAGTGCGAGCAAATCCAGCAGTCAACCCTGGCGGAGATCGAACAATTGCGCGCCCGCACCCATCAGGAAATCGAGCAGTTGCGGCAAACTACCCTGAATGAGTGCGAAGATATTCAAGATGGGGCGGACGAATATGCCGATGCGGTACTCTCCAATATCGAACAACAACTCGGCGAGATGCTACGGATTATCCACAACGGCAGGCAGCAGTTACGCCCCAATTCGACGGGCGGTACGATGGTTCAATCCGAGGCAGGCGACAGTCCACCGCCAGCAAATAACAATCGAAAATCCACTAAAAATTAA
- the gorA gene encoding glutathione-disulfide reductase, whose translation MNYDYDFFVIGGGSGGIASARRAAEYGAKVAVAENDRLGGTCVNRGCIPKKLMVYASHFPHLMEDAQGYGWSAVESQLNWQKMVVAVNQEVDRLNGVYGRMLDNSKVELFRGLARFVDDRTVEIGDRRVTADKILIAVGGKPVKPDIPGIESALTSDEMFALPEQPKRMVILGAGYIGCEFACIMNGLGTEVVQVLRGDRILRGFDDDLRETIQNGMQESGIRILTQTEIKRIEETGNGIKVVLEGETEEVLTDVVSLAATGRKPNLEKLGIEQTKVEVKDGAIVVDEHNRTNVENIYAVGDCIGRIELTPVAIKEGRILADKLYGSKDGLMSYDAVPTAIFTTPEAATVGMTETQARKEFGDAVKVYRAKFRPMYYTLAGRDEKTMMKLVVDTASDRVLGAHMVGDHAAEIIQGVAIAVKMGATKADFDATVAIHPSVAEEFVTMR comes from the coding sequence ATGAATTACGATTACGACTTCTTTGTTATCGGCGGCGGTTCGGGCGGCATTGCCAGCGCTCGCCGCGCGGCGGAATACGGCGCAAAGGTAGCCGTTGCGGAAAACGATCGCTTGGGCGGAACTTGTGTCAATCGCGGCTGTATCCCCAAAAAGTTGATGGTGTATGCGTCGCATTTTCCCCATTTAATGGAGGACGCGCAAGGTTACGGTTGGAGCGCGGTGGAAAGCCAATTGAATTGGCAGAAAATGGTTGTCGCGGTTAACCAAGAGGTAGATCGCCTGAACGGGGTATACGGGCGAATGCTGGATAATTCTAAGGTGGAGTTATTTCGGGGTTTGGCGCGGTTTGTGGACGATCGTACGGTGGAAATTGGCGATCGCCGCGTCACTGCCGATAAAATTTTAATCGCGGTTGGGGGCAAGCCCGTTAAACCCGACATTCCGGGAATCGAAAGCGCCCTGACTTCTGATGAAATGTTTGCTCTACCCGAACAACCGAAGCGCATGGTAATCCTGGGTGCGGGTTATATCGGTTGCGAGTTCGCTTGCATTATGAACGGTTTGGGGACGGAAGTGGTGCAGGTGTTGCGCGGCGATCGCATTTTGCGCGGCTTCGACGACGACCTGCGCGAAACCATCCAAAATGGGATGCAGGAGAGCGGGATTAGAATTTTGACGCAAACCGAGATAAAACGCATCGAAGAGACGGGTAACGGCATAAAAGTGGTCTTAGAGGGCGAAACGGAAGAAGTGTTAACCGATGTTGTCAGCTTAGCCGCTACGGGGCGCAAGCCGAATTTGGAAAAGCTGGGGATAGAACAGACAAAGGTGGAAGTTAAGGACGGCGCGATCGTTGTTGACGAACACAATCGCACCAATGTGGAAAATATTTATGCAGTCGGCGATTGTATCGGTCGCATCGAACTCACGCCGGTTGCAATTAAGGAAGGTCGGATTTTAGCCGATAAACTGTATGGCAGTAAAGATGGCTTAATGAGTTACGATGCGGTTCCGACAGCGATTTTCACGACTCCTGAAGCAGCAACGGTCGGGATGACGGAAACCCAAGCTCGCAAGGAATTCGGCGACGCGGTGAAAGTTTATCGCGCCAAGTTCCGACCGATGTACTATACGCTTGCAGGTCGGGATGAGAAGACGATGATGAAATTAGTGGTCGATACGGCGAGCGATCGCGTTTTGGGGGCGCATATGGTCGGAGACCATGCAGCGGAGATTATTCAAGGCGTTGCGATCGCGGTCAAAATGGGGGCTACAAAGGCAGACTTTGATGCGACTGTTGCCATTCACCCGAGCGTAGCAGAAGAGTTCGTAACGATGCGTTAG